The DNA sequence GATTTTTAGATGGGAAAAGCCCCGGTGTTTTCTATACACCCAATCCAGATGTAACAAAATATAATACCTACTCGGATGAGTCCCTGTTTTTACACGAAGCCATTCCCGGTCATCATTACCAGATTTCGTTGACCCAAGAAAATGAAGACTTACCAAAGTTTAGAAAAACCATCTGGAATAGTGCTTATGGCGAAGGTTGGGCATTATATGCCGAATCGCTAGGAAAGGAGTTAGGTTTATATACCGATCCATACCAATATTTCGGAATGTTAGGCGCCGAGATGCATCGTGCGATTCGTTTGGTGGTCGATACGGGAATTCATGCTAAAGGTTGGACCAGAGAGGAAGCCATTCAATACTCCCTGGATAACGAAGCTGAAAGCGAAGCGGGTATCATTTCGGAAATTGAACGCTATATGGCAAACCCGGGTCAAGCCTTATCGTATAAAATCGGCCAATTAAAAATCAGGGAATTACGCAGCAAAGCCGAAAAAGAACTCGGTGATAAATTTGACATTCGCCAATTCCATAATCAAGTATTGGAAACAGGTTGCGTACCCTTGGCAATTTTGGAAGACAAAATAAATAATTGGATTGCCACTTATAAATAAAACCATTCATGCAGGCATCTCATTAAAGAGAACCTAAATCACTTTATAAACCCAAAGAATTTAAGCAGAATAAACCTTGTTAGACATATAGCTGAGATAGCCATAATATTTACTGAACAAATGATCAGCCCGCGGTAATGACCAAAATAATCGCCAAAAACTTTAATCTTCACGAATTCACCAGAGCTGCTAGAAATCTAGATAAAGATTCATATTTCTTTCAGCCATTAATCGATTTAATATCAACGTCGTCAAAGGATAAAATTCTCGAATGGGAAGAAGAAATGGCGCTGTTGTCAGGAGCATTCACTACAAAAACACAATATAGAA is a window from the candidate division KSB1 bacterium genome containing:
- a CDS encoding DUF885 domain-containing protein, producing the protein FLDGKSPGVFYTPNPDVTKYNTYSDESLFLHEAIPGHHYQISLTQENEDLPKFRKTIWNSAYGEGWALYAESLGKELGLYTDPYQYFGMLGAEMHRAIRLVVDTGIHAKGWTREEAIQYSLDNEAESEAGIISEIERYMANPGQALSYKIGQLKIRELRSKAEKELGDKFDIRQFHNQVLETGCVPLAILEDKINNWIATYK